A window from Chitinophaga filiformis encodes these proteins:
- a CDS encoding DUF4249 domain-containing protein, whose amino-acid sequence MRNSFIYTILGSALLLGTACEKEIDLNLNGNDNKLVIEAVLTDTKGECVVKISRTKDFAADNSFAGVSGAKVQIYHNTDTTLLTETTTGVYTAPELSGSSGNTYGLLVTLGNEQYTATSRMPSKVPMDSLSVVEEDLFGDMTKVANVSFKDPAGETNYYRFQQYIRGTKVKRYYVRNDDLINGNDINTRLYILGEDDDDHEYDINSGDELSVEMLNIDASVYKYFYSLSNSATGENDSATPANPVSNISGNAIGYFSAQTVERKTIIVP is encoded by the coding sequence ATGCGTAACAGTTTTATATACACGATACTGGGCTCGGCGCTCTTACTCGGCACCGCCTGCGAAAAGGAGATCGATCTTAACCTGAACGGCAATGACAACAAACTGGTGATCGAGGCAGTGCTGACAGATACCAAAGGCGAATGCGTTGTAAAGATCAGCCGTACCAAAGATTTTGCGGCAGACAATTCCTTTGCAGGCGTATCGGGTGCAAAGGTGCAGATCTATCACAACACCGATACCACACTGCTGACTGAAACAACAACCGGCGTGTATACCGCACCTGAATTATCCGGCAGCAGTGGTAACACCTATGGCTTGCTGGTTACCCTCGGTAATGAGCAGTATACAGCGACGTCTCGTATGCCATCCAAAGTACCAATGGATTCTTTGTCTGTCGTGGAAGAAGATCTTTTCGGCGATATGACCAAAGTGGCCAATGTCAGCTTTAAGGACCCGGCAGGAGAAACGAATTATTATCGTTTTCAGCAGTATATCAGGGGCACAAAAGTAAAACGGTATTACGTGCGTAACGACGACCTTATCAATGGCAACGATATCAATACAAGGCTGTATATCCTGGGTGAAGATGACGACGACCATGAGTATGACATCAACAGCGGAGATGAGCTTAGCGTGGAAATGCTGAATATCGATGCTTCGGTGTATAAGTACTTTTACAGCCTCAGCAACAGCGCCACCGGAGAGAATGATTCGGCTACACCGGCCAACCCTGTAAGTAATATTTCAGGGAATGCGATCGGGTATTTCAGTGCGCAGACGGTAGAGAGGAAGACGATCATAGTGCCTTGA